One Nesterenkonia populi DNA window includes the following coding sequences:
- a CDS encoding benzoate/H(+) symporter BenE family transporter has product MERNRPVLTGITLSLVGFGSSFAVVLAGLQSVGADAGQAASGLIVLCLAQAFGMLWLARRHRRPLTLAWSTPGAALLVSAGVPDGGWPAAVGAFALVGLMVLITGLWPWLGRLVAAIPAQVAQAMLAGVLVSLCLAPVEGMVSDPLWTLPLVMLWLGLLRWAPAWSAPAVFAAALIMIAADAPWGRMEAAQTVPRLELVIPELTSGALLGIALPLYLVTMASQNVPGAAVISSYGYKVPWRSSLGVTGAGTLLGSFFGGHGINLAAITAAMGASSEAHEDPSQRWRATWAAGWTYLVLAGLAAALVLLAAQARPGLLETVAGLALLTTLGAAMSAATAEARGRVPAAATFLIAASGVTVLGIGAAFWALLGGLVLWAALVRRPAP; this is encoded by the coding sequence GTGGAACGAAATCGCCCGGTGCTCACCGGCATCACGCTCTCACTGGTCGGGTTCGGCAGCTCCTTCGCCGTGGTCCTGGCAGGACTGCAGTCCGTCGGCGCCGATGCCGGACAGGCAGCCTCAGGTCTGATCGTGCTCTGCCTGGCCCAGGCCTTCGGCATGCTGTGGCTGGCTCGACGGCACCGCCGGCCGCTCACCTTGGCCTGGTCCACTCCCGGAGCGGCGCTGCTGGTCAGCGCCGGGGTTCCCGACGGCGGGTGGCCGGCGGCGGTAGGCGCCTTCGCCCTCGTCGGGCTGATGGTTCTGATCACTGGGCTGTGGCCCTGGCTGGGCAGACTCGTGGCCGCCATCCCCGCGCAGGTGGCGCAGGCGATGCTGGCCGGGGTGCTGGTCTCCCTGTGCCTTGCTCCGGTGGAGGGCATGGTCTCGGATCCGCTCTGGACCCTGCCGCTGGTGATGCTCTGGCTGGGGCTGCTGCGCTGGGCGCCGGCATGGTCAGCCCCTGCAGTCTTCGCCGCGGCGCTGATCATGATCGCCGCGGACGCCCCATGGGGCCGGATGGAGGCTGCGCAGACGGTTCCGCGCCTGGAACTCGTGATTCCCGAGCTCACGTCGGGCGCCCTGCTGGGGATCGCTCTTCCGCTCTACCTGGTCACCATGGCCTCACAGAACGTCCCCGGCGCGGCGGTGATCTCCTCCTACGGCTACAAGGTGCCCTGGCGGTCCAGCCTGGGAGTCACGGGAGCAGGCACGCTGCTGGGCTCGTTCTTCGGCGGCCACGGAATCAACCTCGCGGCCATCACGGCGGCGATGGGTGCCTCGTCTGAGGCACATGAGGATCCTTCGCAGCGCTGGCGGGCCACATGGGCCGCCGGATGGACCTACCTGGTGCTGGCCGGGCTTGCCGCGGCCCTGGTGCTGCTGGCCGCCCAGGCGCGGCCGGGCCTGCTGGAGACGGTGGCAGGACTGGCGCTGCTGACCACGCTGGGGGCGGCGATGAGCGCGGCCACCGCCGAGGCGCGCGGACGGGTGCCGGCGGCCGCGACCTTCCTGATCGCGGCCAGCGGCGTGACGGTGCTGGGCATCGGGGCCGCCTTCTGGGCCCTGCTGGGCGGGCTTGTGCTGTGGGCAGCGCTGGTGCGGCGCCCGGCCCCCTAG
- the ribH gene encoding 6,7-dimethyl-8-ribityllumazine synthase produces MSGAGVPQIDDDELKEIAKAAKKLKLKVAVVAAQWHQPIMDGLVGGADRYLSAVGLDDYTMVRVAGSFELPVVAAHTTRNYDVIIALGVVIRGETPHFDYVCQAATDGLSRLSISTGKPIGFGLLTVDDEAQAVDRAGLPGSKEDVGRSSAHAAVTAALEISRLKK; encoded by the coding sequence ATGAGCGGAGCAGGAGTCCCGCAGATCGACGACGACGAGCTGAAGGAGATCGCGAAGGCGGCCAAGAAGCTCAAGCTGAAGGTCGCCGTCGTCGCCGCCCAGTGGCACCAGCCCATCATGGACGGGCTGGTCGGCGGCGCGGACCGCTACCTCAGCGCGGTCGGCCTGGACGACTACACCATGGTGCGCGTGGCAGGCTCCTTCGAGCTTCCCGTGGTCGCCGCCCACACGACCAGGAACTACGACGTCATCATCGCCCTGGGCGTCGTCATCCGGGGCGAGACCCCCCACTTCGACTACGTCTGCCAGGCCGCCACCGACGGCCTCTCCCGGCTGTCGATCTCCACCGGCAAGCCCATCGGATTCGGGCTGCTCACCGTGGACGATGAGGCCCAGGCCGTCGACCGGGCGGGGCTGCCCGGCTCCAAGGAGGACGTCGGCCGCTCCAGCGCCCACGCAGCAGTCACCGCTGCCCTTGAGATCAGCAGGCTGAAGAAGTAG
- the ribD gene encoding bifunctional diaminohydroxyphosphoribosylaminopyrimidine deaminase/5-amino-6-(5-phosphoribosylamino)uracil reductase RibD, with protein sequence MGTAPHQQAHAPLMRHALDAALQGPRGANPLVGAVLTDQNGAVLAVGHHRGAGSLHAERDCIARAQQHGVADFAGTTLYSTLEPCRTQGRTPACCDLIGEAGISRLVYGAQDPTANTGGAAMLAQAGVDVVPGVLSEQAEALNHRWNQAQAQGRPFVTVHLAQSLDARIAAADGTSQWITGPESRAHTHTIRQRIDAILVGTNTAEVDNPRLTARTPEGELTESQPLRCVMGHRALPAEAKLAQGRPEGEGWMQLRTRDPLEALRTLASTEHGGYPVRHVLVEGGQSVLSAFFAADLVDEIFAYIAPTLIGAGQDGAARNTLGSIGVETLAHAPRYALDPADGGPVTLMGEDVCLHLAPKGAQ encoded by the coding sequence TTGGGCACCGCCCCCCACCAGCAGGCTCACGCCCCCCTCATGCGGCATGCTCTCGATGCCGCACTGCAGGGCCCCCGCGGAGCAAACCCCCTCGTCGGCGCTGTCCTCACCGACCAGAACGGCGCCGTCCTCGCCGTCGGGCATCACCGAGGAGCCGGCAGCCTCCATGCCGAACGCGACTGCATCGCCCGCGCCCAGCAGCACGGCGTCGCCGACTTCGCCGGCACCACCCTCTACAGCACGCTTGAGCCCTGCCGCACCCAGGGCCGCACCCCGGCCTGCTGCGACCTCATCGGTGAAGCCGGCATCAGCCGGCTCGTCTACGGGGCGCAGGACCCCACCGCCAACACCGGGGGAGCGGCCATGCTCGCCCAGGCAGGGGTAGATGTCGTCCCCGGGGTGCTCTCCGAGCAGGCCGAAGCCCTCAACCACCGGTGGAACCAAGCCCAAGCCCAGGGCCGGCCCTTCGTCACAGTCCACCTCGCCCAGTCCCTCGATGCGCGCATCGCCGCCGCCGACGGCACCAGCCAATGGATCACCGGACCCGAGTCCCGGGCCCACACCCACACCATTCGCCAGCGCATCGACGCGATCCTCGTCGGCACCAACACTGCCGAGGTCGACAACCCGCGGCTCACCGCCCGCACCCCCGAAGGGGAGCTCACCGAGAGCCAGCCCCTGCGGTGCGTCATGGGGCACCGCGCCCTCCCCGCGGAGGCGAAGCTCGCCCAAGGCCGGCCCGAGGGAGAGGGCTGGATGCAGCTGCGCACCCGGGACCCTCTCGAGGCGCTGCGGACCCTCGCTTCGACGGAGCACGGCGGCTACCCCGTCCGACACGTGCTCGTCGAAGGCGGACAGAGCGTGCTCTCGGCATTCTTCGCCGCCGACCTGGTCGACGAGATCTTCGCCTACATCGCCCCCACCCTCATCGGCGCCGGCCAGGACGGCGCTGCCCGGAACACGCTCGGAAGCATCGGTGTTGAGACTCTGGCGCACGCACCCCGCTACGCCCTCGACCCTGCCGACGGCGGCCCCGTCACCCTCATGGGGGAAGATGTCTGCCTCCACCTCGCCCCGAAGGGAGCCCAGTAG
- a CDS encoding ABC transporter permease, protein MTGAATLLRLMLRRDRLRLSLWAAGIGLMGFYFANAVQVITEDEAELAQLAGMFADPVGRLMTGPAFGMDEPTFERFFTAGYVLFLYILMALMSVFTVVRHTRAEEQTGRAELVRTNVVGRHATLSAALLLVVGANVIAAALIVAGALSGGYAAEGSVLVGAGALAVGLFFSGAAATAAQMSESSRGASAMAGGLLGLAYLIRMGGDMAEQGGTALSWASPLGWAQQTAPYVEDRWWPLALLLGGAALLAALGFWLSTRRDVEASLMPTRLGRRSAGRSLGTPLGMAARILRGGLRGWGLALVLCGLLFGSYAQALVDAADELPAEIAMIFSGESMMLGYLAYMALFMAIFVTAAGVSGLHQLRGEETRGRAELGLSVPMSRSTWLGAHLTVLLGGLVLILLLVGVAMGAGAAAVLEDGGGRYFGELVMAALHQAPAALAVIGIVVALFGWLPRAASAVGWVIIGYGAVMTNFGQLLELPEVVYELNVFGHLSQYPVEEVSWAPVAVLTGIGAAGIALGFLGWNRREVNRV, encoded by the coding sequence ATGACCGGGGCAGCGACCCTGCTTCGGCTCATGCTGCGCCGCGACCGGCTGCGGCTGAGCCTCTGGGCGGCCGGGATCGGCCTGATGGGCTTCTACTTCGCGAATGCCGTTCAGGTCATCACAGAGGATGAGGCTGAGCTCGCCCAGCTGGCGGGCATGTTCGCGGATCCGGTGGGACGACTGATGACAGGCCCTGCCTTCGGCATGGATGAGCCGACCTTCGAGCGGTTCTTCACCGCGGGCTACGTGCTCTTCCTCTACATCCTGATGGCGCTGATGAGCGTGTTCACGGTGGTGCGTCACACGCGGGCCGAGGAGCAGACCGGACGGGCTGAGCTGGTGCGGACGAACGTCGTCGGTCGCCACGCCACCCTCTCCGCGGCCCTGCTCCTGGTGGTGGGGGCCAACGTCATCGCAGCCGCGCTGATCGTGGCAGGCGCTCTCTCGGGCGGCTACGCGGCGGAGGGGTCAGTGCTGGTGGGGGCAGGCGCCCTCGCCGTGGGCCTGTTCTTCTCGGGCGCGGCGGCGACGGCCGCCCAGATGAGCGAATCGTCCCGCGGTGCCAGCGCCATGGCCGGCGGGCTCCTCGGGCTGGCCTATCTGATCCGGATGGGCGGAGACATGGCCGAGCAGGGCGGAACAGCGCTCTCCTGGGCCTCTCCCCTGGGCTGGGCGCAGCAGACGGCGCCCTACGTGGAGGATCGCTGGTGGCCGTTGGCCCTGCTTCTGGGCGGCGCGGCGCTGCTGGCGGCGCTGGGCTTCTGGCTGAGCACCAGGCGGGATGTGGAGGCCAGTCTGATGCCGACCCGGCTGGGACGTCGCAGCGCCGGACGGTCACTGGGTACCCCGCTGGGCATGGCTGCCCGGATCCTGAGGGGCGGACTGCGCGGCTGGGGCCTGGCCCTGGTGCTCTGCGGCCTGCTGTTCGGCTCCTACGCACAAGCGCTGGTGGACGCCGCCGACGAGCTGCCTGCGGAGATCGCGATGATCTTCAGCGGGGAGTCCATGATGCTGGGCTATCTGGCCTATATGGCGCTGTTCATGGCGATCTTCGTGACCGCCGCCGGGGTCAGCGGCCTGCATCAGCTCCGTGGTGAGGAGACCAGGGGCCGGGCCGAGCTGGGCCTGTCCGTCCCCATGAGCCGCAGCACCTGGCTCGGGGCGCATCTGACGGTGCTCCTGGGCGGGCTGGTGCTCATCCTGCTGCTGGTCGGCGTCGCCATGGGCGCGGGCGCGGCGGCCGTCCTTGAGGACGGCGGCGGCCGCTACTTCGGCGAACTGGTGATGGCCGCCCTGCACCAGGCACCTGCCGCACTGGCTGTGATCGGCATCGTCGTCGCCCTCTTCGGGTGGCTGCCGCGTGCGGCGAGCGCCGTCGGGTGGGTCATCATCGGCTACGGCGCGGTGATGACGAACTTCGGCCAGCTGCTGGAGCTGCCGGAGGTGGTCTACGAGCTGAACGTGTTCGGCCATCTGTCCCAGTACCCGGTGGAGGAGGTCTCATGGGCTCCGGTGGCTGTGCTGACCGGGATCGGCGCAGCCGGCATCGCCCTCGGCTTCCTGGGCTGGAACCGCCGCGAGGTCAATCGGGTCTGA
- a CDS encoding ABC transporter ATP-binding protein, whose protein sequence is MSESAPVIHAEDLVKQFGQVRALDRLNLSIAPGEVHGYLGPNGAGKSTTMRVLLGLLRSDSGTVRLFGRDPWREAVELHRRLAYVPGDVELWPNLTGGEVIDMFLRLRGSYSRTRREELIERFDLDPRKKTRTYSKGNRQKVALISALAADVDLLLLDEPTAGLDPLMEAVFQEVIQETKEQGRSVLLSSHILAQVEALSSRVSIIRAGRIVESGTLSELRHMSRTTIEVETEQPASALSAAQGVHDLRTEAERTLFEVDGEHLQDVMARLTGLGVRSITAHPPTLEQLLMRHYGDEAGA, encoded by the coding sequence ATGAGCGAAAGCGCCCCGGTCATCCACGCTGAGGACCTGGTCAAGCAGTTCGGGCAGGTCCGCGCGCTCGACCGCCTGAACCTGAGCATCGCCCCCGGCGAAGTGCACGGCTATCTCGGACCCAACGGAGCGGGAAAGTCGACCACCATGCGGGTGCTGCTGGGCCTGCTGCGCTCTGACTCCGGGACCGTCCGCCTCTTCGGGCGGGACCCGTGGCGCGAGGCCGTGGAGCTTCACCGGCGCCTGGCCTACGTCCCCGGCGATGTCGAGCTGTGGCCCAACCTGACCGGCGGGGAGGTCATCGACATGTTTCTGCGGCTGCGCGGAAGCTACAGCCGCACGCGCCGCGAGGAGCTGATCGAACGCTTCGACCTGGACCCGCGCAAGAAGACTCGCACCTACTCCAAGGGGAACCGGCAGAAGGTCGCACTCATCTCGGCCCTGGCCGCCGACGTGGATCTGCTGCTGCTGGACGAGCCCACCGCTGGCCTCGACCCGCTGATGGAAGCGGTCTTCCAGGAGGTCATTCAGGAGACGAAGGAGCAGGGACGCTCGGTGCTGCTCTCCAGCCACATCCTCGCTCAGGTCGAGGCGCTCTCCAGCAGGGTCTCCATCATCCGCGCCGGCCGCATCGTCGAGTCCGGCACGCTCTCCGAGCTGCGGCACATGAGCCGCACCACCATTGAGGTGGAGACCGAGCAGCCGGCGAGCGCGCTCTCTGCGGCCCAGGGCGTGCACGATCTTCGCACTGAGGCGGAGCGGACTCTCTTCGAGGTCGACGGCGAGCACCTCCAGGACGTGATGGCCCGGCTCACCGGGCTGGGAGTCCGATCCATCACTGCGCATCCGCCCACCCTGGAGCAGCTGCTGATGCGCCACTACGGCGATGAGGCGGGGGCATGA
- a CDS encoding TetR/AcrR family transcriptional regulator: MAYRYGCTRGPEDASASRPDARERIQQAAIELYGEHGFEATSLKAIAERAEVSAPLVLHHFGSKAGLRTACDQRAAEHLRQAKLEAVRRQGSLPQNYLFEVMSQNLPLVRYMLRAFAAGGRGADALMDQLVEDSLEYTAEAEALGQVVSSRNPEHRAALLLMMSFGSMMMHHQMKRLLGVSPVEDPPEEWGPYIAAVSEIYLYGVLRPEAYPDLVAFIDDHRKGRDR, encoded by the coding sequence ATGGCGTACCGCTACGGCTGCACCAGGGGCCCCGAAGATGCTTCTGCCTCGCGTCCCGACGCTCGGGAACGCATCCAGCAGGCAGCCATCGAGCTCTACGGCGAGCACGGTTTCGAGGCCACGAGCCTCAAGGCCATCGCCGAGCGCGCGGAGGTCTCCGCGCCGCTGGTGCTTCATCATTTCGGATCGAAGGCTGGACTCCGCACTGCCTGCGACCAACGGGCTGCCGAGCATCTGCGGCAGGCCAAGCTGGAGGCGGTCCGCCGTCAGGGCTCCCTGCCGCAGAACTACCTCTTCGAGGTGATGTCGCAGAACCTTCCGCTGGTCCGCTACATGCTGCGCGCCTTCGCCGCAGGCGGCCGTGGCGCGGACGCGCTCATGGATCAGCTGGTGGAGGACTCCCTGGAGTACACCGCCGAGGCTGAGGCCCTCGGTCAGGTCGTCTCCAGCCGGAACCCTGAGCATCGAGCGGCACTGCTGCTGATGATGAGCTTCGGCTCCATGATGATGCACCACCAGATGAAGCGCCTGCTGGGCGTCTCACCGGTGGAGGACCCGCCGGAGGAATGGGGGCCCTACATCGCCGCCGTCTCAGAGATCTACCTCTACGGAGTGCTCCGGCCCGAGGCCTACCCGGACCTCGTGGCTTTCATCGACGATCATAGGAAAGGACGTGACCGATGA
- a CDS encoding cytochrome, translated as MTDPALAHSTEFGRMYSRSLDSAPEVPSITTVIGQEAKDMTGWAGHMAATALANDAQLASCVGSPGELRRLARNASSAAERFRDDAAARGDRVHAYAEQVALAALGEPAADPDKAHRVLEEHRQTKFADRFDEWWDLYEVKPVAAEVTVWNHEVGYAGTLDLVAEIGGRLCLIDFKTKGLTRDGRAKPLNDSVVMQLVAGLRAEEQLVDAASGTWEPWPHRDRGPDSEAMLLAVGISEAEVVVQQADPEQLPAHWRKFWALRQVWDHSRNVGRAGKPLRPIGPPPSGRSSGPAEAG; from the coding sequence ATGACTGATCCTGCATTGGCGCACAGCACCGAGTTCGGCCGCATGTATTCGCGGTCGCTGGACTCTGCCCCTGAGGTCCCGTCGATCACGACGGTGATCGGTCAGGAGGCGAAGGACATGACGGGCTGGGCCGGGCATATGGCGGCGACGGCGCTGGCCAATGATGCGCAGCTCGCTTCGTGCGTGGGCAGCCCGGGCGAGCTGCGGCGCCTGGCCCGGAACGCCTCGTCGGCGGCGGAGCGGTTCCGCGATGACGCCGCCGCCCGGGGTGATCGGGTGCATGCGTATGCGGAGCAGGTGGCCCTTGCGGCTTTGGGCGAGCCGGCAGCGGACCCGGACAAGGCGCACCGGGTGCTGGAGGAGCATCGTCAGACGAAGTTCGCAGACCGGTTCGACGAGTGGTGGGACCTGTACGAGGTGAAGCCGGTGGCCGCGGAGGTCACAGTGTGGAACCACGAGGTCGGCTACGCGGGCACCTTGGATCTGGTGGCGGAGATCGGGGGGCGGCTGTGCCTGATCGATTTCAAGACGAAGGGCCTGACCCGGGACGGCCGGGCGAAGCCGCTGAACGACTCAGTGGTGATGCAGCTGGTGGCCGGGCTGCGAGCGGAGGAGCAGCTGGTCGACGCCGCCTCCGGCACCTGGGAGCCGTGGCCGCACCGGGATCGCGGCCCGGACAGTGAGGCGATGCTGCTCGCGGTGGGAATCTCTGAGGCGGAAGTGGTGGTCCAGCAGGCCGACCCGGAGCAGCTGCCGGCCCATTGGCGGAAATTCTGGGCGCTGCGGCAGGTGTGGGACCACTCCCGGAACGTCGGCAGGGCGGGGAAGCCCCTCCGCCCGATCGGACCTCCGCCCAGCGGTCGCTCCAGCGGGCCTGCCGAGGCCGGCTGA
- the ribB gene encoding 3,4-dihydroxy-2-butanone-4-phosphate synthase, producing the protein MFTGIITGLGTVLERTPDPAKGVERLTIEAPGHLADLPLGGSIAVNGVCVSAVDIDGETLTVELIPETLKRSAFGESGLGDRVNLERCLPAEARLDGHVVQGHVDGIGTLTERDANDGRHRFAVPADLAPYLAEKGSVAIDGVSLTVTAVGRDDDGTGSWFEVGLIPATLAETTLGLLEIGGNVNIEADVLAKYVRRMLAFDGVVPGGQPPLHPDGLPTVQQPDTPGPILDPVEVALNQLSAGRPVVVVDDADRENEGDLILPAEAATPELLGFTVRHTSGVLCAPMTAERARHLGLPPMVAENKDPKGTAYTVSCDAAAVTSTGISAEDRAITARVLASPQTGAGDLTRPGHMFPLIAHADGVLGRDGHTEAAVDLCRLSGHAEVGLIAELVHDDGTMMRLPALRGFADQHGLALISIADLIEYRGGAASPHAVRELHAAAWDAPAEEAAGLVSAGPQVTLPTDFGIFTAQVWTEHATGHEHMLLSADAADVDHPLVRLHSECVTGDVLHSHRCDCGTQLAAALEEVERDGGHLLYLRGHEGRGIGLANKMRAYRLQEQGADTVEANEMLGLAAELRDFTGAAAILHSAGIRRLRLLTNNPAKVHALAATGLDVQQVPSAGIVQEHNERYLRTKRDRMAHMLDHLQLNEQNESPQRTTLKTAEEA; encoded by the coding sequence TTGTTCACCGGGATCATCACCGGCCTCGGCACCGTCCTCGAGCGGACACCCGATCCGGCCAAAGGCGTCGAGCGCCTCACCATCGAAGCCCCAGGGCACCTCGCCGACCTGCCCCTCGGCGGCTCCATCGCCGTCAACGGGGTGTGCGTCTCCGCGGTGGACATCGACGGCGAGACCCTCACCGTCGAGCTCATCCCAGAGACGCTGAAGCGCTCCGCCTTCGGAGAGTCGGGCCTGGGCGACCGGGTCAACCTGGAACGCTGCCTGCCCGCGGAGGCCCGGCTGGACGGTCACGTCGTCCAGGGCCATGTCGACGGCATCGGCACCCTCACCGAGCGTGACGCCAACGATGGCCGCCACCGGTTCGCCGTTCCTGCCGACCTCGCCCCCTACCTCGCCGAGAAGGGCTCCGTCGCCATCGACGGAGTCTCCCTGACCGTGACAGCCGTCGGCCGCGACGACGACGGCACAGGCTCGTGGTTCGAGGTGGGCCTGATTCCCGCCACCCTGGCGGAGACCACCCTGGGCCTGCTGGAGATCGGGGGCAACGTCAACATCGAAGCGGATGTCCTCGCCAAGTACGTCCGGCGGATGCTCGCCTTCGACGGCGTGGTTCCTGGCGGGCAGCCCCCGCTTCACCCGGACGGCCTGCCCACTGTGCAGCAGCCGGACACGCCCGGTCCGATCCTCGACCCGGTGGAGGTGGCGCTGAACCAGCTCTCCGCGGGTCGTCCCGTGGTGGTGGTCGACGACGCCGACCGGGAGAACGAGGGCGACCTCATCCTCCCGGCCGAGGCGGCCACGCCGGAGCTGCTCGGCTTCACCGTCCGGCACACCTCCGGGGTGCTCTGCGCCCCCATGACCGCCGAGCGCGCCCGCCACCTGGGCCTGCCGCCGATGGTTGCGGAGAACAAGGACCCCAAGGGCACCGCCTACACGGTCAGCTGCGACGCCGCAGCGGTCACCTCCACAGGCATCAGCGCCGAGGACCGCGCCATCACCGCCCGCGTCCTCGCCAGCCCGCAGACCGGCGCCGGGGACCTCACCCGCCCGGGACACATGTTCCCGCTGATCGCCCATGCTGACGGGGTCCTCGGCCGGGACGGGCACACCGAGGCCGCGGTTGACCTCTGCAGGCTCTCCGGGCACGCCGAGGTCGGCCTGATCGCCGAGCTGGTCCACGACGACGGCACGATGATGCGCCTGCCCGCGCTCCGAGGGTTCGCCGATCAGCACGGCCTGGCGCTGATCAGCATCGCCGACCTCATCGAGTACCGGGGCGGAGCCGCCTCCCCGCATGCGGTGCGGGAGCTGCACGCCGCAGCCTGGGACGCGCCCGCGGAGGAGGCCGCCGGGCTGGTCAGCGCCGGTCCGCAGGTCACTCTGCCCACCGACTTCGGGATCTTCACCGCCCAGGTGTGGACCGAGCACGCCACCGGCCATGAGCACATGCTGCTGTCCGCTGACGCAGCCGACGTCGACCACCCTCTAGTCAGGCTCCACTCCGAGTGCGTCACCGGGGACGTGCTTCACTCCCACCGCTGCGACTGCGGCACCCAGCTCGCCGCTGCCCTGGAGGAGGTGGAGCGCGACGGCGGCCACCTCCTCTACCTGCGCGGCCACGAGGGGCGCGGCATCGGCCTGGCGAACAAGATGCGCGCCTACAGGCTGCAGGAGCAGGGAGCCGACACGGTGGAGGCCAATGAGATGCTCGGCCTGGCCGCGGAGCTGCGCGACTTCACCGGGGCGGCCGCCATCCTGCACTCCGCGGGCATCCGCCGGCTGCGGCTGCTCACCAACAACCCCGCCAAAGTCCATGCCTTGGCGGCCACCGGGCTCGATGTCCAGCAGGTCCCCTCCGCCGGGATCGTCCAGGAGCACAACGAGCGCTACCTGCGCACCAAGCGGGACCGCATGGCGCATATGCTGGACCACCTGCAGCTCAACGAGCAGAATGAGAGCCCCCAGAGGACCACCCTGAAGACAGCCGAGGAGGCCTAG
- a CDS encoding phosphoribosyl-ATP diphosphatase: MKTFDELFAELAAKAERRPEGSGTVAALDAGVHQIGKKVVEEAAEVWMAAEHQSQDEAAEEISQLLYHLQVMMLAKGLTPADVYRFL; this comes from the coding sequence GTGAAAACTTTCGACGAGCTCTTCGCCGAGCTGGCCGCCAAGGCCGAGCGGCGCCCTGAAGGATCCGGCACCGTCGCGGCCCTGGACGCCGGGGTGCATCAGATCGGCAAGAAGGTCGTCGAGGAGGCCGCCGAGGTGTGGATGGCCGCCGAGCACCAGTCCCAGGACGAGGCCGCTGAGGAGATCTCCCAGCTGCTCTACCATCTGCAGGTCATGATGCTCGCCAAGGGCCTGACCCCCGCGGACGTCTACCGCTTCCTGTGA